A single genomic interval of Corylus avellana chromosome ca10, CavTom2PMs-1.0 harbors:
- the LOC132164165 gene encoding LOB domain-containing protein 15: MSRERERLDEIGKKIKRETDASSQMGRRHLIGPSGNLNTLTPCAACKLLRRRCAEECPFSPYFSPHEPQKFAAVHKVFGASNVSKLLMEVPESQRADAANSLVYEANLRLRDPVYGCMGAISALQQQIQSLQAELNAVRTEILKQKYREATNNIISSTPADLVSSGVVSIVAPPQTVPPPPPLPSPQPVLRPPPPSIVTSLSSSLYTPPPTSTVGYSSIILRGNVPYFD, from the exons ATGTCCAGAGAAAG GGAGAGATTGGATGAGATAGGAAAAAAGATCAAAAGAGAGACAGATGCATCTTCTCAAATGGGAAGGAGACACTTAATTGGTCCTTCTGGGAACTTGAACACTCTTACACCCTGTGCTGCATGTAAGCTCTTGAGAAGAAGGTGTGCTGAAGAATGCCCTTTCTCCCCATATTTCTCTCCTCATGAACCCCAAAAATTTGCTGCTGTTCATAAAGTTTTTGGTGCAAGCAACGTCTCCAAGCTGCTaatg GAGGTGCCAGAGAGCCAAAGAGCTGATGCAGCAAATAGTCTGGTTTATGAAGCAAATTTAAGGCTGAGAGACCCAGTATATGGGTGCATGGGTGCAATTTCAGCTTTGCAGCAACAGATTCAATCTTTGCAGGCAGAACTTAATGCAGTGAGGACTGagatattgaaacaaaaatacagaGAAGCTACTAATAACATCATTTCTTCTACTCCTGCTGATTTAGTTTCTTCTGGGGTTGTCTCGATTGTGGCACCGCCACAAACtgttcctcctcctcctcctctaccATCGCCACAGCCAGTATTGCGGCCGCCTCCACCTTCTATTGTCACTTCTTTGTCTTCTTCGCTATATACACCACCACCTACAAGCACAGTGGGTTACAGCTCCATTATTTTGAGGGGTAATGTCCCATATTTTGACTGA